Genomic segment of Polycladomyces abyssicola:
GAGGGAGTGCTCAAGGAGACAGCGGAAAAGCGGGATGGCAACATGGGTACCATCACCGCGAGCGAGATCGATACGGCGTTCGCGGAAGCGAAAAAAGCGTTGCATGCCGGTGACAAGCTGGGCTATGCTTTGCAAAAGCAGGCGATCGATAAGACCTTGATCCGTGTGTTCTATCTGTCCACGCTGCACGATGCGGAAGAAGTCGTCACAGCGATCAAGGAAGAACCGGAGGAAGTAAAGGCGGAACAATTGGAGGGGTTTGCCTTTTTCCAAGCGATCAAAAAATCCTTGTCTGAAAAGGCCCCGGAACAGGTGAAACAGATCGAAGCACAATTGGCACCCAATGCCGATCCGAAAAAAGTAGACCCCCAAGCGATCCGTCAGGCGTTTGTAAAAGCATTCTCGGCCAAAGCACAAGGCTATATGGACAAAGTGTTGGGTGAAAGCTGGAATGATCGCCATGAGGCGGCAGAGGATGCGTTTGAAGGAAACCTGTTCATAAAAGCGATCGAGCTGGATCTGGAAAAAGCGCTCGGCCAAGCGGAAAAAGAGAAAGTGATGCAGGCCGCAACCCAATTTTTTGCCGCTGCGAAGTCCGGAGACAAGGCCCAGGCGGAACGGCAAGCCGGTCTGATCCGTGCAGCATTGAAAAAAGCAGAAACCTATCATGGATGAGAAACGAAACGGAGCGGAGGCGAAGCGGCTTCCGCCCTTTTTGATGGATCGGGGTGTCAAAAATGAAGGTATTGGTGACGGGCGGTGCCGGTTTTATCGGTGCCGCGTTATGTGCCCGGCTGTTATCCCAAGATGAAACGGAAGCGATTTGCGCGGTGGACAATCTGGACGCGTACTACGATCCGGCCATCAAACGCAAACGGTTGGAGGGACTGATGACTGATCCGCGTTTTTCCTGGGTACGCGCCGACATTCGGGATCGGGAAGCGATGCAGGACGTCATGAAACGTCAGGCATGGGATGCTGTCGTTCATTTGGCGGCGATCCCCGGTGTCCGCCCGTCATTGGAGAACCCGGCCCTTTATGCCGATGTGGACGTGACGGGGACGGTCACCGTTCTGCAGGAGGCGGCTCGAGTCAACGTTCGACGGTTTGTTTTTGCCTCCTCTTCTTCCGTGTACGGAGAGCAACCGTTTCGTCCTTTGAAAGAAGAAGACATACGCGAAACACCCGAATCCCCTTATGCAGCTGCCAAATGGGCCGGCGAAGCGTTTGCCCGCACCTTTCAGCGGCTGTACGGGATGGCCGTGACCTCGCTCCGCTTTTTTACCGTCTACGGTCCGTCCCAACGGCCCGACATGGCGATTCACCGATTTGCCACATTGCTGGCTGCGGGAGAACCCTTGCCGGTGTATCAGCCGGACTCGTGCCGGGATTACACGTACATCGACGATGTGGTGGACGGGGTGATCCGGTCGCTTACATCCCCGTCAGAGGAAACATACCGGGTGTACAATATCGGCTCGGGCCGCCCGATCCGGTTGATGGAGATGGTGGAAACGCTGGGACGTACGATGGGCGTAGTGCCAAAAATTCGCATGTTGGGCGCGCAGACCGGGGACGTCTCCCATACATGGGCGGATATTTCCCGGGCAAAACGGGAGTTGGGGTATGAGCCGTCCGTTTCGTTTGAGGAGGGAATCCGCCGTTTCGTCGACTGGTTCCGAAAGGAGGAACGCGTGTGAAAAAAGCATCCCGCATCGAAAAGATCGCGGCCCGCTGCTGGAATGTGTTAAATGAGGGGAAGCCGTTCACCCCCGTGTTTGTCGTCGGGGTATTTGTATTGTATCAAGCGCTGTGGGGGACTTTCGACGCAGGGGCGATCGGATGGGCGCTCTTGTTGGCGGTGCCGTTGTTCGCTGTGATATACCGGTACGATTTCCCCCTTCATCTGCGCTGGTATCTTTGGCCTCCGGCCGTTATGTATATCGGCTGGCTGGGCGGATTTTCCCTTGAATTGCAGTTGTGGGCAATGGGTTGGTACTTTTTCTTTACCGTGATCTTTTGGGGAACCATTTACTATCATCTGCGTATCGGAATCCCGCTGGACAATTACAAGCGGTTCTGGCGTCTGGTGTTGAAAAAC
This window contains:
- a CDS encoding NAD-dependent epimerase/dehydratase family protein, which codes for MKVLVTGGAGFIGAALCARLLSQDETEAICAVDNLDAYYDPAIKRKRLEGLMTDPRFSWVRADIRDREAMQDVMKRQAWDAVVHLAAIPGVRPSLENPALYADVDVTGTVTVLQEAARVNVRRFVFASSSSVYGEQPFRPLKEEDIRETPESPYAAAKWAGEAFARTFQRLYGMAVTSLRFFTVYGPSQRPDMAIHRFATLLAAGEPLPVYQPDSCRDYTYIDDVVDGVIRSLTSPSEETYRVYNIGSGRPIRLMEMVETLGRTMGVVPKIRMLGAQTGDVSHTWADISRAKRELGYEPSVSFEEGIRRFVDWFRKEERV